One part of the Streptomyces ferrugineus genome encodes these proteins:
- the lepB gene encoding signal peptidase I — MGGESTIRTAPRDGGASRGPAGSRTGQRLSGLAVALGLVLFLGGFAWGAVVYRPYTVPTPSMAPTIGAGDRVLAERVDGGEVRRGDVVVFTDKTWVSNAPVVKRVVAVGGDTVACCTDGKLTVNGKQIDEPYLAKDNPAEFQNFPTVTVPKGRLFLLGDERTGSLDSTAHLTDAAQGTVARSAVSARVEAVVWPMDGMLERPTGFEELGALSAPGPLRTVVALIVVGAVLVLGGGAYGPIAKRLGDRSRARTEPAGAR; from the coding sequence ATGGGTGGCGAGAGCACGATACGTACGGCGCCGCGTGACGGTGGCGCGAGCAGGGGCCCGGCGGGCAGCCGGACCGGACAGCGGTTGTCCGGGCTGGCCGTGGCGCTGGGCCTGGTGCTGTTCCTGGGCGGGTTCGCCTGGGGAGCGGTGGTCTACCGGCCGTACACCGTGCCCACCCCCTCGATGGCGCCGACGATCGGCGCCGGTGACCGGGTGCTGGCCGAGCGCGTGGACGGCGGGGAGGTCCGCCGCGGTGACGTCGTCGTCTTCACCGACAAGACCTGGGTGAGCAACGCCCCCGTCGTCAAGCGCGTGGTCGCCGTCGGGGGCGACACGGTGGCCTGCTGCACGGACGGCAAGCTGACCGTCAACGGCAAGCAGATCGACGAGCCGTACCTGGCCAAGGACAACCCTGCCGAGTTCCAGAACTTCCCGACCGTGACGGTCCCCAAGGGCCGGCTCTTCCTGCTCGGCGACGAGCGCACCGGCTCCCTGGACTCCACGGCCCACCTCACGGACGCCGCCCAGGGCACCGTGGCGCGCAGCGCCGTGTCGGCCCGGGTGGAAGCCGTCGTCTGGCCCATGGACGGCATGCTGGAGCGCCCCACGGGCTTCGAGGAACTCGGCGCGCTGTCGGCGCCCGGCCCGCTGCGGACGGTCGTCGCGCTGATCGTCGTGGGCGCCGTGCTGGTCCTGGGCGGCGGGGCGTACGGCCCGATCGCCAAGCGGCTCGGCGACCGCTCGCGCGCGCGGACGGAGCCCGCGGGTGCCCGCTGA
- the rpsP gene encoding 30S ribosomal protein S16: MAVKIKLKRLGKIRSPHYRIVVADSRTRRDGRAIEEIGKYHPTYHPSVIEVDADRVAYWLGVGAQPTEPVLAILKKTGDWQKFKGEPAPAPLLVAEPKKARPSFEALGGDDEGKGEAITQKKKAEKKDEAAAESESAEA, translated from the coding sequence GTGGCAGTCAAGATCAAGCTGAAGCGTCTGGGCAAGATCCGTTCGCCTCACTACCGCATCGTCGTCGCCGACTCCCGCACGCGCCGTGACGGCCGTGCGATCGAGGAGATCGGCAAGTACCACCCGACCTACCACCCGTCGGTCATCGAGGTGGACGCCGACCGTGTGGCGTACTGGCTGGGTGTCGGCGCGCAGCCGACCGAGCCCGTCCTCGCCATTCTGAAGAAGACCGGCGACTGGCAGAAGTTCAAGGGCGAGCCCGCCCCGGCTCCGCTGCTGGTTGCCGAGCCGAAGAAGGCGCGCCCGTCGTTCGAGGCCCTCGGTGGCGACGACGAGGGCAAGGGTGAGGCGATCACCCAGAAGAAGAAGGCGGAGAAGAAGGACGAGGCCGCGGCCGAGTCCGAGTCGGCCGAGGCCTGA
- the ftsH gene encoding ATP-dependent zinc metalloprotease FtsH, translating into MSNAAPPRKAPDQPWRTEGTPEEPPRKPGGRRMRGRWWSLLLTAVVVFLLAYVGLTYLDRGNEPTISYTEFSRQVDDGNVSRIYSKGDAIQGELKDARDNPEGDGDYTKFRTQRPAFADDDLWQELSSHNVTVTAQPVVKERGLLVNLLISLAPIVIIVAVWVFIARRFAGGRGGGGGLFGRKAPPKPVELLPGKHRTTFADVAGIDEVKGELDDVVDFLEHPDAYRRMGAKMPRGVLLAGSPGTGKTLLARAVAGEAGVPFFSASASEFIEMIVGVGASRVRELFAEARKVAPSIIFIDEIDTIGRMRGGGASVSGHDEREQTLNQILTEMDGFSGSEGVIVIAATNRADILDPALTRPGRFDRVVNVSPPDRRGREAILRIHTREIPLAEDVDLLQLARKTPGMTGADLANLANEGALLAVKRGQGEVTAADLSEALEKVQLGAERTLVMPEEDRRRTAFHESGHALLGMLQPGADPVRKITIVPRGRALGVTMSTPEVERYAHSEEYLRGRIIGALGGMAAEDVVYGVVTTGAENDLEQVTNIARGMVARWGMSERVGRLSALPSDAQQAYGLSAAPQTLDVIDAEMRRIVDDCYEEACRKLRDHRGKLDALAQALMEHETLEEADAYRIAGITRLKKDDAE; encoded by the coding sequence ATGAGCAATGCCGCGCCACCGCGCAAGGCCCCTGATCAGCCGTGGCGCACCGAGGGCACCCCCGAGGAGCCGCCCAGGAAGCCCGGTGGCCGGCGGATGCGCGGCCGCTGGTGGAGCCTGCTGCTCACCGCGGTGGTCGTGTTCCTGCTGGCCTATGTGGGACTGACGTACCTCGACCGGGGCAACGAACCGACGATCTCCTACACGGAGTTCAGCCGCCAGGTCGACGACGGCAACGTCTCCAGGATCTACTCCAAGGGCGACGCCATCCAGGGCGAGCTCAAGGACGCCCGGGACAACCCCGAGGGCGACGGCGACTACACCAAGTTCCGGACGCAGCGCCCGGCCTTCGCCGACGACGATCTCTGGCAGGAGCTGAGCAGCCACAACGTCACGGTGACCGCGCAGCCGGTGGTCAAGGAGCGCGGTCTCCTCGTCAATCTGCTGATCTCGCTCGCGCCGATCGTGATCATCGTCGCGGTATGGGTCTTCATCGCCCGGCGGTTCGCCGGCGGCCGGGGCGGCGGGGGCGGCCTGTTCGGGCGCAAGGCGCCGCCCAAGCCGGTCGAGCTGCTGCCGGGCAAGCACCGCACGACGTTCGCCGACGTGGCCGGCATCGACGAGGTCAAGGGCGAGCTGGACGACGTCGTCGACTTCCTGGAGCACCCCGACGCCTACCGCAGGATGGGCGCGAAGATGCCGCGCGGCGTGCTGCTGGCGGGCTCGCCCGGCACCGGCAAGACCCTGCTGGCGCGTGCCGTGGCGGGCGAGGCGGGCGTGCCCTTCTTCTCCGCCTCCGCGTCCGAGTTCATCGAGATGATCGTCGGTGTCGGCGCCTCCCGGGTCCGCGAGCTGTTCGCCGAGGCCCGCAAGGTGGCGCCGTCGATCATCTTCATCGACGAGATCGACACCATCGGACGGATGCGGGGCGGCGGCGCCTCGGTGAGCGGCCACGACGAGCGCGAGCAGACGCTGAACCAGATCCTCACCGAGATGGACGGCTTCTCCGGCTCCGAGGGCGTGATCGTCATCGCGGCCACCAACCGCGCCGACATCCTGGACCCGGCGCTGACCCGCCCAGGCCGCTTCGACCGGGTCGTCAACGTCTCCCCGCCGGACCGCCGCGGACGCGAGGCGATCCTGCGCATCCACACCCGCGAGATCCCGCTCGCCGAGGACGTGGACCTGCTCCAGCTCGCCCGCAAGACCCCCGGAATGACAGGCGCGGATCTGGCCAATCTCGCCAACGAGGGCGCCCTGCTCGCGGTCAAGCGGGGGCAGGGGGAGGTGACGGCCGCGGACCTGTCCGAGGCGCTGGAGAAGGTGCAGCTCGGCGCCGAGCGCACCCTCGTGATGCCCGAGGAGGACCGCCGCCGCACCGCGTTCCACGAGAGCGGACACGCCCTGCTCGGCATGCTCCAGCCGGGCGCCGACCCCGTCCGCAAGATCACCATCGTGCCGCGCGGCAGGGCGCTCGGCGTGACGATGTCGACCCCCGAGGTGGAGCGGTACGCGCACTCCGAGGAGTACCTGCGCGGCCGGATCATCGGCGCCCTGGGCGGCATGGCGGCCGAGGACGTGGTCTACGGCGTCGTCACCACCGGCGCGGAGAACGACCTGGAGCAGGTCACCAACATCGCGCGCGGCATGGTGGCCCGCTGGGGCATGAGCGAGCGCGTCGGTCGACTGTCCGCGCTGCCGAGCGACGCCCAGCAGGCGTACGGACTCTCCGCCGCGCCCCAGACCCTCGATGTCATCGACGCCGAGATGCGCCGGATCGTCGACGACTGCTACGAGGAGGCCTGCCGCAAGCTCCGCGACCACCGCGGGAAGCTGGACGCCCTGGCTCAGGCGCTGATGGAGCACGAGACGCTGGAGGAGGCGGACGCGTACCGGATCGCCGGGATCACCCGGCTGAAGAAGGACGACGCGGAGTAG
- the lepB gene encoding signal peptidase I — protein MGDVAVGARSGHDGEEHRGHPVEAADPAADGAVTSGNDPGSAGDGEGSGGQPPTDGAGSGAAPTPKKQRSFWKELPILIGIALVLALLIKTFLVQAFSIPSDSMQNTLQQGDRVLVDKLTPWFGSEPERGEVVVFHDPDNWLAGEPTPDPNALQTFLSWIGLMPSAEEKDLIKRVIGVGGDTVECKKTGPLTVNGKALNEPYVYPGNTPCSVDDQGGQFKVKIPEGFIWVMGDHRQNSRDSRYNRSDKNDGMVPVDQVVGRAIVIAWPVNRWDALSVPDTFDQNLNARSAALTVAPQGLALAGAVPLVLWRRRRIQVAQTR, from the coding sequence GTGGGGGATGTGGCGGTTGGCGCACGGTCCGGGCACGACGGCGAGGAGCACCGCGGACACCCCGTGGAAGCGGCCGACCCGGCCGCGGACGGCGCCGTGACCTCCGGGAATGACCCCGGATCGGCCGGTGACGGCGAAGGGTCGGGCGGGCAGCCGCCGACCGACGGCGCGGGGTCCGGGGCGGCCCCCACACCGAAGAAGCAACGCTCCTTCTGGAAGGAGCTGCCCATCCTGATCGGCATCGCGCTCGTCCTCGCGCTGCTGATCAAGACGTTCCTGGTGCAGGCGTTCTCGATCCCCTCCGACTCGATGCAGAACACCCTTCAGCAGGGTGACCGCGTCCTGGTCGACAAGCTCACCCCGTGGTTCGGCTCCGAGCCCGAGCGCGGCGAGGTCGTCGTCTTCCACGACCCCGACAACTGGCTGGCGGGCGAGCCCACCCCGGACCCCAACGCCCTGCAGACCTTCCTCAGCTGGATCGGCCTGATGCCGTCCGCGGAGGAGAAGGACCTGATCAAGCGCGTCATCGGCGTCGGCGGTGACACGGTCGAGTGCAAGAAGACCGGCCCGCTGACGGTCAACGGCAAGGCGCTGAACGAGCCGTACGTCTACCCCGGCAACACGCCGTGCAGCGTCGACGACCAGGGCGGCCAGTTCAAGGTGAAGATCCCCGAGGGCTTCATCTGGGTCATGGGCGACCACCGGCAGAACTCCCGGGACTCGCGCTACAACCGGTCCGACAAGAACGACGGCATGGTCCCCGTCGACCAGGTCGTCGGCCGTGCCATCGTGATCGCCTGGCCGGTCAACCGCTGGGACGCGCTGTCGGTTCCGGACACCTTCGACCAGAACCTGAACGCCCGGTCCGCCGCTCTGACGGTGGCTCCGCAGGGGCTCGCCCTGGCGGGTGCGGTGCCGCTGGTGCTGTGGCGCCGGCGCCGGATCCAGGTGGCGCAGACCCGCTGA
- the lepB gene encoding signal peptidase I, whose protein sequence is MDTEAQPTERDRSSRPSDSEANSDTEGREGRSRFALTARITEWLPGGRISLTLLVLLGFLLLLNMFVVRPFEIPSGSMESGLRIGDRVLVNKLAYRFGADPRRGDVVVFDGTGYFGDADYIKRVVGVGGDRVVCCDEEGRIRVNGRSVDESTFVYPGDSPSTVPFDVVVPDGALFVLGDHRSASSDSRDHLGSPGGGMIPVDDVVGRADWIVWPTAHWSRLQRPDAYARVPAGEADAGRSAPEAKPSDAAGAHG, encoded by the coding sequence ATGGACACCGAAGCACAGCCGACGGAGCGCGACCGCTCCTCCCGCCCTTCCGACTCCGAGGCGAACTCGGACACGGAGGGCCGGGAGGGACGGTCGCGCTTCGCGTTGACGGCGCGGATCACCGAATGGCTGCCGGGCGGGCGGATCAGCCTGACCCTGCTGGTCCTGCTGGGGTTTCTGCTGCTGCTCAACATGTTCGTGGTACGGCCGTTCGAGATTCCGAGCGGATCCATGGAGTCCGGATTGAGGATCGGGGACCGCGTTCTCGTAAATAAGTTGGCGTACCGTTTCGGTGCCGATCCGCGGCGCGGGGATGTTGTCGTGTTCGACGGAACCGGGTATTTCGGGGATGCCGACTACATCAAACGCGTTGTGGGTGTGGGGGGAGACCGCGTGGTCTGCTGTGACGAGGAGGGGAGGATCCGGGTGAACGGCCGGTCGGTCGACGAGTCGACGTTTGTGTACCCCGGCGACAGCCCGTCCACGGTGCCGTTCGACGTCGTCGTGCCCGACGGCGCCCTGTTCGTCCTCGGCGACCACCGCAGCGCCTCCAGCGACTCCCGCGACCATCTGGGCTCGCCCGGCGGCGGCATGATCCCGGTCGACGACGTCGTCGGCCGCGCCGACTGGATCGTATGGCCGACCGCGCACTGGAGTCGTCTGCAGCGTCCCGACGCCTACGCGCGCGTGCCGGCCGGCGAAGCCGACGCCGGCCGGAGCGCCCCGGAGGCGAAGCCATCCGATGCGGCGGGCGCGCATGGGTAA
- the lepB gene encoding signal peptidase I, which translates to MGNRGKPRGVPSGPAENLLPTGVRRAASPAGGRTRAERRKLQRKVKRRRRRSAIKEIPLLVGVAVLIALVLKTFLVQAFVIPSGSMEQTIQIGDRVLVDKLTPWFGSKPQRGDVVVFKDPGGWLQDEQTTVKKEDPVVIKQVKEALAFIGLLPSDDEKDLIKRVVGVGGDRVKCCDTQGRVTVNGIPLNEDYLYPGNAPSEAKFDITVPQGRLWVMGDHRANSADSRAHQDQDYGGTVSEDEVVGRAMWIAWPLGHMTTLEEPNTYASVSGGGTGSAAAPELSHRVVSNDPNGMIQLPTPAELPLVMGVVGLRRLWGRQRHRVRSWRGGCGGWRTVRARRRGAPRTPRGSGRPGRGRRRDLRE; encoded by the coding sequence ATGGGTAACCGTGGCAAGCCCCGCGGCGTGCCCAGCGGCCCCGCCGAAAACCTGCTGCCCACCGGTGTGCGGCGCGCAGCCAGCCCCGCCGGCGGTCGTACGCGCGCGGAGCGGCGCAAGCTGCAGCGCAAGGTCAAACGGCGCCGCAGGCGCTCCGCGATCAAGGAGATACCCCTCCTCGTCGGCGTCGCGGTCCTCATAGCGCTCGTCCTGAAGACGTTCCTCGTCCAGGCCTTCGTGATCCCGTCCGGCTCCATGGAGCAGACGATCCAGATCGGCGACCGCGTCCTGGTCGACAAGCTCACCCCCTGGTTCGGCTCCAAGCCGCAGCGCGGTGACGTCGTCGTCTTCAAGGACCCGGGCGGCTGGCTCCAGGACGAGCAGACGACGGTGAAGAAGGAGGACCCCGTGGTCATCAAACAGGTCAAGGAGGCGCTCGCCTTCATCGGCCTGCTGCCTTCAGACGACGAGAAGGACCTCATCAAGCGGGTCGTCGGCGTCGGTGGCGACCGCGTCAAGTGCTGTGACACGCAGGGGCGGGTCACCGTCAACGGGATTCCCCTGAACGAGGACTATCTGTACCCCGGCAACGCCCCCTCCGAGGCGAAGTTCGACATCACCGTCCCGCAGGGCCGGCTGTGGGTGATGGGTGACCACCGGGCCAACTCCGCGGACTCCCGCGCCCACCAGGACCAGGACTACGGCGGCACGGTCTCCGAGGACGAGGTGGTCGGACGGGCGATGTGGATCGCCTGGCCGCTCGGCCACATGACCACTCTGGAGGAGCCGAACACCTACGCCTCCGTGTCGGGTGGGGGGACGGGGTCGGCCGCGGCTCCCGAGCTGTCGCATAGGGTTGTCTCCAACGATCCGAACGGAATGATCCAGCTCCCGACCCCTGCGGAACTCCCGCTCGTTATGGGAGTGGTGGGCCTGCGTCGTCTATGGGGCAGGCAGCGGCACAGAGTAAGGAGTTGGCGTGGGGGATGTGGCGGTTGGCGCACGGTCCGGGCACGACGGCGAGGAGCACCGCGGACACCCCGTGGAAGCGGCCGACCCGGCCGCGGACGGCGCCGTGACCTCCGGGAATGA
- the trmD gene encoding tRNA (guanosine(37)-N1)-methyltransferase TrmD — protein MRLDVVTIFPEYLEPLNVSLVGKARARGQLDVQVHDLRTWTYDRHHTVDDTPYGGGPGMVMKTDPWGDALDSVLADGYESGSGAPCLIVPTPSGRPFTQELAVELSERPWLIFTPARYEGIDRRVIDEYATRMPVHEVSIGDYVLAGGEAAVLVVTEAVARLLPGVLGNAESHRDDSFAPGAMASLLEGPVYTKPPEWRGRGIPDVLLSGHHGKIARWRRDEALRRTTANRPDLIERCDPKAFDKKDREMLSILGWMPDPEGERFGRFWRRTEGVEE, from the coding sequence ATGAGGCTCGACGTCGTCACGATCTTCCCCGAGTATCTGGAGCCGCTGAACGTCTCCCTCGTCGGCAAGGCACGCGCGCGTGGACAGCTCGACGTCCAGGTGCACGACCTGCGTACCTGGACGTACGACCGCCACCACACGGTCGACGACACCCCGTACGGCGGCGGCCCCGGCATGGTCATGAAGACCGACCCCTGGGGTGACGCGCTGGACTCGGTGCTGGCCGACGGCTACGAGAGCGGCTCCGGCGCGCCCTGTCTGATCGTCCCCACTCCCAGCGGCCGCCCCTTCACCCAGGAACTCGCCGTCGAGCTCTCCGAGCGGCCCTGGCTGATCTTCACGCCGGCCCGCTACGAGGGCATCGACCGCCGCGTCATCGACGAGTACGCCACCCGTATGCCCGTCCACGAGGTGTCCATCGGCGACTACGTCCTCGCCGGCGGCGAGGCGGCCGTACTGGTCGTCACGGAGGCCGTGGCGCGCCTGCTGCCCGGCGTCCTGGGCAACGCCGAGTCCCACCGCGACGACTCCTTCGCGCCCGGCGCCATGGCGAGCCTCCTGGAGGGCCCCGTCTACACCAAGCCACCCGAATGGCGCGGCCGGGGCATCCCCGACGTGCTGCTCAGCGGCCACCACGGCAAGATCGCCCGCTGGCGGCGCGACGAGGCCCTGAGGCGTACGACGGCCAACCGGCCCGACCTCATCGAGCGCTGCGATCCCAAGGCCTTCGACAAGAAGGACCGCGAGATGCTCTCCATCCTGGGCTGGATGCCCGACCCGGAAGGGGAGCGGTTCGGCCGATTTTGGCGCAGGACCGAGGGCGTGGAAGAATAG
- the rplS gene encoding 50S ribosomal protein L19, producing the protein MSHLLDTVDAASLRSDVPAFRPGDTVNVHVRVIEGNRSRVQQFKGVVIRRQGAGVRETFTVRKVSFSVGVERTFPVHTPIVEKIELVTKGDVRRAKLYYLRDLRGKAAKIKEKREN; encoded by the coding sequence ATGTCTCACCTGCTCGACACCGTCGACGCCGCGTCGCTGCGCAGCGACGTCCCGGCCTTCCGCCCGGGCGACACCGTCAACGTCCACGTGCGCGTCATCGAGGGCAACCGCTCCCGTGTGCAGCAGTTCAAGGGCGTTGTGATCCGTCGCCAGGGTGCCGGCGTGCGCGAGACCTTCACGGTCCGCAAGGTCTCCTTCTCCGTCGGCGTCGAGCGCACCTTCCCGGTGCACACCCCGATCGTCGAGAAGATCGAGCTCGTCACCAAGGGTGACGTGCGCCGCGCCAAGCTGTACTACCTGCGCGACCTGCGCGGCAAGGCGGCGAAGATCAAGGAGAAGCGCGAGAACTGA
- the ffh gene encoding signal recognition particle protein, protein MFDTLSDRLSATFKNLRGKGRLSEADIDATAREIRIALLEADVALPVVRSFIKNVKERALGAEVSKALNPAQQVLKIVNDELVTILGGETRRLRFAKTPPTVIMLAGLQGAGKTTLAGKLGRWLKEQGHSPLLVAADLQRPNAVNQLSVVAERAGVAVFAPEPGNGVGDPIKVAKDSIEHAKAKVHDIVIVDTAGRLGIDQEMMQQAADIRDAVSPDEILFVVDAMIGQDAVNTAEAFRDGVGFDGVVLSKLDGDARGGAALSIRQITGKPIMFASNGEKLDDFDAFHPDRMASRILDMGDLLTLIEQAEKTFDQAEAQKMAEKLASKKGQDFTLDDFLAQMEQVRKMGSISKLLGMLPGMGQIKDQINNLDERDVDRTAAIIKSMTPGERQEPTIINGSRRARIARGSGVEVSAVKNLVERFFEARKMMSRMAQGGGMPGMPGMPGMGGGPGRTKKQPKKAKGKQRSGNPMKRKQQEQEAAARRAAAEQGGSAFGLPGQQAGQDFELPDEFKKFMG, encoded by the coding sequence GTGTTCGATACTCTCTCCGATCGCCTCTCAGCGACTTTCAAGAACCTGCGCGGCAAGGGACGGCTCTCCGAGGCGGACATCGACGCCACCGCGCGCGAGATCCGCATCGCACTTCTCGAAGCGGACGTGGCGCTGCCTGTCGTCCGGTCGTTCATCAAGAACGTCAAGGAGCGTGCCCTCGGCGCCGAGGTCTCCAAGGCGCTGAACCCGGCCCAGCAGGTCCTGAAGATCGTCAACGACGAGCTCGTGACGATCCTCGGCGGCGAGACCCGCCGCCTGCGGTTCGCGAAGACACCGCCGACCGTGATCATGCTGGCGGGTCTGCAGGGTGCCGGTAAGACCACCCTCGCGGGCAAGCTCGGCCGCTGGCTGAAGGAGCAGGGCCACTCGCCGCTGCTGGTCGCCGCCGACCTCCAGCGCCCCAACGCCGTGAACCAGCTCAGCGTCGTCGCCGAGCGCGCCGGCGTCGCGGTCTTCGCCCCGGAGCCGGGCAACGGCGTCGGTGACCCGATCAAGGTCGCCAAGGACTCCATCGAGCACGCCAAGGCCAAGGTCCACGACATCGTGATCGTGGACACCGCCGGCCGCCTGGGTATCGACCAGGAGATGATGCAGCAGGCCGCGGACATCCGGGACGCGGTCTCCCCGGACGAGATCCTGTTCGTCGTCGACGCGATGATCGGTCAGGACGCCGTCAACACCGCCGAGGCCTTCCGCGACGGCGTCGGCTTCGACGGCGTGGTGCTCTCCAAGCTCGACGGTGACGCCCGCGGTGGTGCCGCCCTGTCGATCCGGCAGATCACCGGCAAGCCGATCATGTTCGCGTCGAACGGCGAGAAGCTCGACGACTTCGACGCCTTCCACCCGGACCGGATGGCCTCCCGCATCCTCGACATGGGTGACCTGCTCACCCTGATCGAGCAGGCGGAGAAGACCTTCGACCAGGCCGAAGCCCAGAAGATGGCCGAGAAGCTGGCCTCCAAGAAGGGCCAGGACTTCACCCTCGACGACTTCCTGGCCCAGATGGAGCAGGTCAGGAAGATGGGCTCCATCTCCAAGCTGCTCGGCATGCTCCCGGGCATGGGCCAGATCAAGGACCAGATCAACAACCTCGACGAGCGTGACGTCGACCGCACGGCCGCGATCATCAAGTCGATGACCCCGGGCGAGCGCCAGGAGCCGACGATCATCAACGGCTCGCGGCGCGCCCGTATCGCCCGCGGTTCCGGTGTCGAGGTCAGCGCGGTCAAGAACCTCGTCGAGCGGTTCTTCGAGGCCCGCAAGATGATGTCCCGCATGGCCCAGGGCGGCGGCATGCCCGGGATGCCGGGGATGCCGGGCATGGGTGGCGGCCCCGGCCGGACGAAGAAGCAGCCGAAGAAGGCCAAGGGCAAGCAGCGCTCCGGCAACCCGATGAAGCGCAAGCAGCAGGAGCAGGAGGCCGCCGCGCGCCGGGCCGCCGCGGAGCAGGGCGGCAGCGCCTTCGGGCTGCCGGGCCAGCAGGCCGGGCAGGACTTCGAGCTGCCGGACGAGTTCAAGAAGTTCATGGGCTGA
- a CDS encoding class I SAM-dependent methyltransferase, which yields MTPTLVRQHRPHAGTTPPVDLCARARDWSEIQERMLVPLYETVYERLEVGPGTRLLGLGCGSGLALVMAASRGAAVTGVESSSPERLALARQRLLPGAWDTRARADTRLVDGSPRDTADAQAPACTLVTAFEPIGCLAGDSEGLGETLAAATPLAERGAPVVLAGWGPPERCATSSVLRVATKLADPLRGTGSWRPARRDDLEEVAQRAGLKPDGSGRVACPFGYADLDSAVRGLLSTGLFDAAISATDQVQVDKELTEALHPHLREDGTVWMPNVFRYLIARVP from the coding sequence ATGACACCTACGCTCGTGCGGCAGCACCGACCTCACGCGGGCACGACGCCCCCCGTGGACCTGTGTGCACGCGCGCGTGACTGGTCCGAGATCCAGGAGCGGATGCTGGTCCCGCTCTACGAGACCGTCTACGAGCGACTGGAAGTAGGCCCGGGCACCCGGCTGCTGGGCCTCGGCTGCGGCAGCGGGCTCGCCCTGGTGATGGCGGCTTCCAGAGGCGCGGCGGTCACCGGTGTCGAGTCCTCCTCCCCCGAACGGCTGGCGCTGGCCCGGCAGCGGCTGCTGCCCGGGGCGTGGGACACGCGCGCGCGTGCCGACACCCGCCTCGTCGACGGCTCGCCCCGGGACACGGCGGACGCCCAGGCGCCCGCGTGCACCCTGGTGACCGCGTTCGAGCCCATCGGCTGCCTCGCGGGCGACTCGGAGGGGCTCGGTGAGACGCTCGCGGCCGCGACGCCGCTCGCCGAGCGGGGGGCGCCCGTGGTGCTCGCCGGCTGGGGTCCGCCGGAGCGCTGCGCCACGTCGTCCGTGCTGCGGGTCGCCACGAAGCTGGCCGATCCCCTGCGCGGCACCGGCAGTTGGCGCCCCGCCCGGCGCGACGACCTGGAAGAGGTCGCCCAGCGCGCGGGGCTGAAGCCGGACGGTTCCGGGCGGGTGGCCTGTCCCTTCGGGTACGCGGACCTCGACAGTGCCGTACGGGGACTGCTGTCGACGGGGCTGTTCGACGCGGCGATCTCCGCGACCGACCAGGTGCAGGTGGACAAGGAGCTGACGGAGGCGCTGCATCCGCATCTGCGCGAGGACGGCACGGTGTGGATGCCGAACGTCTTCCGGTACCTGATCGCCCGCGTGCCCTGA
- a CDS encoding RNA-binding protein: MLEEALEHLVKGIVDNPDDVQVASRNLRRGRVLEVRVHPDDLGKVIGRNGRTARALRTVVGAIGGRGVRVDLVDVDHVR, from the coding sequence ATGCTCGAGGAGGCTCTCGAGCACCTCGTGAAGGGCATCGTCGACAACCCTGACGATGTGCAGGTCGCATCCCGCAACCTGCGCCGCGGGCGCGTGCTGGAGGTCCGGGTCCACCCCGACGACCTCGGCAAGGTGATCGGTCGCAACGGCCGCACCGCGCGCGCTCTGCGCACCGTCGTGGGCGCCATCGGTGGCCGCGGTGTCCGCGTCGACCTCGTCGACGTGGACCACGTCCGCTGA
- the rimM gene encoding ribosome maturation factor RimM (Essential for efficient processing of 16S rRNA): MQLVVARIGRAHGIKGEVTVEVRTDEPELRLAPGAVLATDPASAGPLTIETGRVHSGRLLLRFEGVRDRSGAEALRNTLLIAEVDPDELPEEEDEYYDHQLIDLDVVTAEGVEIGRITEISHLPSQDLFIVERPDGSEVMIPFVEEIVAEIDLEEQRAVITPPPGLIDDQAEIVSSRDDSA; the protein is encoded by the coding sequence GTGCAGCTGGTAGTCGCACGGATCGGCCGTGCCCACGGCATCAAGGGCGAGGTCACCGTGGAGGTACGCACGGACGAGCCGGAACTCAGGCTCGCCCCCGGCGCCGTACTCGCCACCGATCCCGCGTCCGCGGGCCCGCTCACCATCGAGACCGGCCGGGTCCACAGCGGCCGTCTCCTCCTGCGCTTCGAGGGCGTGCGCGACCGCAGCGGCGCCGAGGCGCTGCGCAACACCCTCCTGATCGCCGAGGTCGATCCGGACGAGCTGCCCGAGGAGGAGGACGAGTACTACGACCACCAGCTCATCGACCTCGACGTGGTCACCGCCGAGGGCGTGGAGATCGGCCGTATCACCGAGATCTCGCACCTGCCCTCGCAGGACCTCTTCATCGTCGAGCGGCCCGACGGGAGCGAGGTGATGATCCCCTTCGTCGAGGAGATCGTCGCCGAGATCGACCTGGAGGAGCAGCGGGCGGTCATCACCCCGCCGCCGGGTCTGATCGACGACCAGGCCGAGATCGTCTCCTCGAGGGACGACAGCGCATGA